One Nostoc punctiforme PCC 73102 DNA window includes the following coding sequences:
- a CDS encoding beta strand repeat-containing protein, whose product MANAVFNLSDLNGSNGFVINGINTYNFSDGSVSSAGDINGDGFDDLIIGALSPYLNGLFNPGSSYVVFGSSSGFGASLNLSSLNGSNGFVINGIGIDELGNSHVSVSNAGDINGDGIDDLIIGAILADPNGQLNAGSSYVVFGNSSGFGASLNLSSLNGSNGFVINGIDSGDYSGFSVSSAGDINGDGIDDLIIGAYSANPNGQTFAGQSYVVFGSSSGFGDSLNLSSLNGSNGFVINGTDRYERSGISVSSAGDINNDGIDDLIIGGFRGEPFTERYSGESYVVFGSSSGFGDSLNLSSLNGSNGFVIKGFVSNANNFRYNDSSISVSSAGDINGDGIDDLIIGSYSANPNGQSRAGESYVVFGRSSAFEASFNLSSLNGSNGFVINGINAGDFSGSSVSSAGDINGDGIDDLIIGAYGADLNGQEFAGSSYVVFGRSSGFGAGFNLSSLDGSEGFVINGIDERDESGISVSSAGDINGDGFDDLIIGAKNAYSNDRSAGGSSYVVFGFASPTPTNKPPVAVNDTATTDGDTAVNIEVLANDSNSLAVTAVNGRTVVVGTAITLSSGALITLNADGSFTYDPNAKFDSLVIGESGTDSFIYTASNGSLTNTASVNLTINGVNDAPKVASVFNLSSLNGSDGFVINGINSGDNSGFSVSSAGDINGDGFDDLIIGANDADPNGQDDAGSSYVVFGSSNGFEASLNLSSLNGSNGFVINGIDADNSSGFSVSSAGDINGDGFDDLIIGAILASPTGKPFAGESYVVFGSSNKFGASFNLSSLNGSNGFVINGIDDGDFSGRSVSSAGDINGDGFDDLIIGASDASPKDGYGSSNIGQSYVVFGSSSAFGASLNLSSLDGSNGFVINGINESDRSGGSVSSAGDINGDGFDDLIIGATGARQDRAGESYVVFGSSNGFAASFNLSSLDGSNGFVIKGIDELDDNNISYDLGNSVSSAGDINSDGIDDLIIGALRADANGQDRAGQSYVVFGSSNGFGASFNLSSLNGSNGFVINGIDILDYSGSSVSNAGDINGDGFDDLIIGAYGADPNGQDRAGESYVVFGSSSGFGASLNLSSLNGSNGFVLNGIDTYDRSGSSVSNAGDINGDGFDDLIIGAPNASPNGQDKAGESYVVFGFGTLATTNEDTAVTILTSNILRRYTDADGNTLSINNFTNPTNGTLTLNDNTTPSNPSDDFFIYTPNANFNGTDSFTFTVADGNGGNTTGTFNLNVKPVNDAPIAVNDTLTAGFNTSTTILASTLLANDTDIDNSNLRITAVSGATNGTAVLNDNGTSGNSADDFVVFTPFNGLSGNANFNYTISDGSLTSTATVAIAVGTKITGTNQNDTISGTPGNDAIAGGKGNDILTGFAGNDTFVFRLGDGNDTITDFAGIGIGSNPSATVITQLDTLQFIGSGLTARNLQLTQNGNNLELIFSDAASTKVTLQNFQLENLDNLPATSSRSAIGNILFDGQTTITDSFDVFNANSTQTNLFNKNTVTFLNDLNNNVAGFDNSNDAINGQGGNDIINGNSGNDLLRGGEGDDILIGGEGNDTVVGGKGNDVLVGGVGADLFLYNSNADFVGVDAIADFKSSEGDKIVLSKTIFSAITSATGNGFSNTSDFQITSSAASSTAKIVYNSVSGELFYNQNGNAAGFGSGGLFATLTGAPTLTASNFVLQA is encoded by the coding sequence ATGACCTGATTATCGGGGCAATACTTGCCGACCCCAATGGTCAGTTAAATGCCGGGTCAAGCTATGTGGTCTTCGGCAACAGCAGTGGGTTTGGAGCCAGTCTTAACCTCTCCTCACTCAATGGCAGCAACGGTTTTGTAATTAACGGCATTGATAGCGGTGACTACTCAGGTTTTTCCGTCAGCAGTGCAGGGGACATCAATGGTGACGGCATCGATGACCTGATTATCGGGGCATATAGTGCCAACCCCAACGGTCAGACCTTTGCTGGGCAGAGCTACGTGGTGTTTGGTAGCAGTAGTGGATTTGGAGACAGTCTTAATCTCTCTTCCCTGAATGGCAGCAACGGTTTTGTGATTAATGGCACCGATCGTTATGAGCGCTCAGGCATTTCCGTCAGCAGTGCGGGAGACATTAATAACGACGGCATCGATGACCTGATTATCGGGGGATTCCGTGGCGAACCCTTCACAGAGAGGTATTCTGGGGAGAGCTACGTGGTCTTTGGTAGCAGTAGCGGGTTTGGAGACAGTCTCAATCTCTCCTCACTCAATGGCAGCAACGGCTTTGTAATTAAAGGCTTTGTAAGTAATGCTAATAATTTTAGATATAACGACTCAAGCATTTCCGTCAGCAGTGCGGGGGATATCAATGGCGACGGCATCGATGACCTGATTATCGGGTCATATAGTGCCAACCCCAACGGTCAGTCACGTGCTGGGGAGAGCTATGTGGTGTTTGGTCGCAGTAGTGCGTTTGAAGCCAGTTTCAACCTCTCCTCACTCAATGGCAGCAACGGCTTTGTAATTAACGGCATTAATGCGGGTGACTTCTCAGGCAGTTCCGTCAGCAGTGCGGGGGACATCAACGGTGACGGCATTGATGACCTGATTATTGGGGCATACGGTGCCGACCTCAACGGTCAGGAGTTTGCTGGGTCAAGCTACGTGGTCTTTGGTCGCAGCAGCGGCTTTGGTGCAGGCTTCAACCTTTCATCTTTGGATGGCAGCGAGGGTTTTGTAATTAACGGCATTGATGAACGTGACGAGTCAGGCATCTCCGTCAGCAGTGCGGGGGACATTAATGGCGACGGTTTCGACGACCTGATTATCGGCGCAAAAAATGCCTACTCTAACGATCGGTCAGCTGGCGGGTCAAGCTACGTGGTCTTTGGTTTTGCATCTCCTACGCCTACTAATAAACCTCCTGTGGCGGTTAATGATACCGCTACCACCGACGGAGACACTGCCGTTAATATAGAGGTCTTAGCCAACGACAGCAATTCCCTAGCGGTGACGGCTGTTAATGGCAGGACAGTTGTTGTTGGCACTGCCATTACCCTGAGTTCTGGTGCTTTAATTACCCTTAATGCTGATGGCAGCTTTACCTACGACCCAAATGCTAAATTTGATAGTTTGGTTATCGGTGAAAGTGGCACTGATAGCTTTATATACACTGCCAGCAATGGCAGCTTGACCAATACAGCTAGCGTCAATTTGACTATTAACGGAGTCAATGATGCACCCAAGGTTGCTTCAGTTTTTAATCTCTCCTCGCTCAATGGTAGCGACGGCTTTGTGATTAACGGCATTAATAGCGGTGACAATTCAGGCTTTTCCGTCAGCAGTGCCGGGGATATCAACGGCGACGGCTTTGATGACCTGATTATTGGCGCAAATGATGCTGACCCCAATGGTCAGGATGATGCCGGGTCAAGCTACGTGGTGTTTGGCAGCAGTAATGGATTTGAAGCCAGTCTTAATCTTTCATCTTTAAATGGCAGCAATGGCTTTGTAATTAACGGCATTGATGCGGATAACAGTTCAGGCTTTTCCGTCAGCAGTGCTGGGGACATCAACGGCGACGGCTTTGACGACCTGATTATCGGGGCAATACTTGCCAGCCCCACCGGTAAGCCTTTTGCCGGGGAAAGCTATGTGGTGTTTGGCAGCAGTAATAAATTTGGAGCCAGTTTTAATCTTTCATCTTTAAATGGCAGCAACGGCTTTGTAATTAACGGTATTGATGATGGTGACTTCTCAGGCAGATCCGTCAGCAGTGCGGGGGACATCAACGGCGACGGCTTTGACGACCTGATTATCGGGGCAAGTGATGCTTCCCCCAAGGATGGGTACGGGTCTTCAAATATCGGGCAGAGCTACGTGGTGTTTGGCAGTAGTAGTGCGTTTGGAGCCAGTCTCAATCTGTCATCTTTGGATGGCAGTAACGGCTTTGTAATTAACGGCATTAATGAAAGTGACAGATCGGGCGGTTCCGTCAGCAGTGCGGGAGACATCAATGGCGACGGCTTCGATGACCTGATTATCGGCGCAACTGGTGCACGTCAGGACAGAGCTGGGGAGAGCTACGTGGTGTTTGGCAGCAGCAATGGGTTTGCAGCTAGTTTTAATCTTTCATCTTTGGATGGCAGCAACGGCTTTGTAATTAAAGGCATTGATGAACTTGACGACAATAATATAAGTTATGATTTAGGTAACTCCGTCAGCAGTGCGGGGGACATCAACAGTGATGGCATCGATGACCTGATTATCGGGGCATTGCGTGCCGATGCCAACGGTCAGGATAGAGCCGGGCAGAGCTATGTAGTCTTTGGCAGCAGTAATGGATTTGGAGCCAGTTTTAACCTCTCTTCCCTGAATGGCAGCAACGGCTTTGTAATTAACGGCATTGATATTCTTGATTACTCAGGCTCCTCCGTCAGCAATGCGGGGGACATTAACGGCGACGGCTTCGATGACCTGATTATCGGGGCATACGGTGCCGATCCCAACGGTCAGGATAGAGCCGGGGAGAGCTACGTGGTCTTTGGCAGCAGCAGTGGGTTTGGAGCCAGTCTTAATCTCTCGTCTCTTAATGGCAGCAACGGCTTTGTGCTTAACGGCATTGATACTTATGACAGATCGGGCAGTTCCGTCAGCAATGCGGGGGACATCAACGGTGACGGCTTCGACGACCTGATTATCGGGGCACCTAATGCCTCCCCCAACGGCCAGGACAAAGCTGGGGAGAGCTACGTGGTCTTTGGCTTTGGAACGCTGGCTACTACCAACGAAGATACTGCCGTGACTATTCTTACTAGCAACATTCTACGTAGATATACAGATGCAGATGGTAATACATTGAGCATTAACAACTTCACTAACCCCACTAACGGCACACTAACACTCAACGACAATACTACTCCAAGCAACCCCAGTGACGACTTCTTCATCTACACCCCCAATGCCAACTTCAACGGCACTGACAGCTTCACTTTCACTGTCGCTGACGGCAATGGCGGCAACACTACAGGTACTTTTAATCTCAACGTCAAACCTGTCAACGATGCACCCATTGCCGTCAATGATACTTTGACTGCTGGTTTTAATACTAGTACTACTATCCTTGCTAGTACTCTACTAGCTAATGATACCGACATTGATAACAGTAACCTCCGCATTACTGCTGTAAGTGGTGCAACTAATGGTACTGCTGTGCTAAATGATAACGGCACTTCGGGCAACTCGGCGGATGATTTTGTGGTGTTCACCCCATTTAATGGGTTGAGTGGCAATGCCAACTTCAACTACACCATTAGCGATGGTAGCCTGACTAGTACTGCTACAGTTGCGATCGCAGTTGGCACTAAGATTACTGGCACTAACCAAAACGATACCATTTCTGGCACTCCAGGAAATGACGCGATCGCTGGTGGCAAGGGCAATGATATTCTCACAGGCTTTGCGGGTAATGATACTTTTGTCTTCCGTCTTGGTGATGGGAACGACACGATCACTGATTTTGCTGGAATAGGTATTGGCTCAAATCCATCAGCAACGGTGATTACGCAACTGGATACATTGCAATTTATCGGTAGTGGTTTAACTGCCCGAAATCTGCAACTTACTCAAAATGGTAATAACTTAGAACTCATCTTTTCAGATGCAGCTTCTACCAAAGTTACTCTGCAAAACTTTCAATTAGAAAATCTGGATAATTTGCCAGCAACTTCTTCACGATCGGCTATTGGTAATATCCTGTTTGATGGACAAACCACTATAACTGACAGTTTTGATGTCTTCAATGCCAACTCCACTCAAACTAATCTCTTTAACAAGAACACCGTCACCTTCCTGAATGACCTTAACAATAACGTTGCAGGTTTTGATAACTCCAATGATGCGATTAATGGTCAAGGAGGTAACGACATCATCAATGGTAATAGTGGAAATGACCTATTACGGGGCGGTGAAGGCGATGATATTCTCATCGGTGGAGAAGGCAATGATACTGTTGTGGGTGGCAAAGGCAATGATGTTCTTGTCGGTGGTGTCGGTGCTGACCTTTTCCTTTACAACAGCAATGCTGACTTTGTTGGTGTTGATGCAATCGCTGACTTTAAAAGCAGCGAAGGTGACAAGATTGTACTGAGTAAGACTATCTTTAGTGCAATTACTTCTGCTACCGGAAATGGTTTTAGTAACACCAGTGATTTTCAAATCACTAGTTCAGCAGCGAGTAGCACGGCAAAAATTGTCTACAATTCTGTGAGTGGTGAGTTGTTCTACAACCAAAATGGCAACGCGGCTGGTTTTGGTAGCGGTGGTCTATTTGCGACTCTAACTGGTGCGCCAACTCTCACTGCATCTAATTTTGTACTGCAAGCATAG
- a CDS encoding NADP-dependent oxidoreductase: MSDLMNKQIILKSRPVGEPKESDFALVETPTPEPGEGEILSRTIYLSLDPYMRGRLSASESYAASVELNSAIVGGTVSQVVKSNHPQFQVGDFILSNNGWQTYAVSKAETLRKLDPTQAPLSYSLGVLGMPGLTAYAALLDIGQPKEGETVVVSAASGAVGAVAGQIAKIKGARVVGIVGSDDKRDYIVKELGFDVGINRKTQELDSALKEAAPNGIDVYYDNTAGVILETVLQQINLGARIPLVGLISEYNATSTPSGPNLMPLLVKRALIKGFLVTDYQHRFNDFLRDVSGWLQSGQLKYKEDVVMGLENAPHAFIGLLRGDNFGKLIVKVNDDPTAK, translated from the coding sequence ATGTCTGATTTAATGAACAAACAAATCATCCTCAAAAGTCGTCCAGTTGGCGAACCAAAAGAGAGTGATTTTGCTCTAGTAGAAACACCAACTCCCGAACCGGGTGAAGGTGAAATTCTTAGCCGCACCATTTATCTATCTCTCGACCCTTATATGCGTGGTCGTCTTAGTGCAAGTGAATCTTATGCAGCATCAGTAGAATTGAATTCTGCGATCGTAGGTGGTACAGTCAGCCAAGTAGTTAAATCAAATCATCCTCAATTTCAAGTAGGGGATTTTATTCTGAGCAATAACGGTTGGCAAACTTATGCTGTATCTAAGGCTGAGACACTACGTAAACTTGATCCCACTCAAGCACCTTTATCTTATAGCTTAGGTGTACTGGGTATGCCTGGTCTGACTGCTTATGCTGCTTTGCTTGATATCGGTCAACCAAAAGAAGGTGAAACTGTTGTGGTTTCAGCCGCCTCTGGTGCTGTCGGTGCAGTAGCAGGTCAAATTGCCAAAATTAAAGGTGCTAGAGTAGTGGGAATTGTCGGGAGTGACGATAAGCGGGACTATATAGTTAAAGAATTAGGTTTTGATGTTGGGATTAACCGCAAAACCCAAGAACTTGATTCAGCACTCAAAGAAGCTGCACCTAATGGCATTGATGTTTACTATGACAATACAGCAGGTGTGATTTTAGAAACTGTATTGCAGCAGATCAACCTTGGGGCAAGAATTCCACTAGTAGGTTTGATTTCGGAGTATAACGCTACATCTACTCCATCAGGGCCTAATTTAATGCCACTACTAGTCAAACGAGCTTTAATCAAAGGTTTCTTAGTTACCGATTATCAACATCGGTTTAATGATTTTTTGCGTGATGTTTCTGGATGGTTACAGTCTGGTCAGCTTAAGTATAAAGAAGATGTAGTTATGGGTTTAGAAAATGCTCCTCACGCATTCATTGGTTTACTTCGAGGTGATAATTTTGGCAAGCTGATTGTTAAGGTAAACGACGATCCAACAGCCAAGTAA
- a CDS encoding nitrate transporter encodes MFLDILASLQRLFVGYIPAAVLGSFIGYLIGMNSMIYQLFRLMFQIPHSIPPIALLPIALIVFQESESAATTVVFLGTLWTMIINTAIGMQHFRRQNNNFRVAIFHIFHALKVSIWVAWFIVISIEMLTGPKGLGFTLWEAYKAGNADYIIQVILYIGIIGFLLDQLLDFAAYILSQMVSDGKKSS; translated from the coding sequence ATGTTTTTAGACATTTTAGCTAGCCTGCAACGGTTATTTGTTGGTTACATTCCAGCCGCCGTATTGGGTAGTTTTATTGGATATCTAATAGGCATGAATAGCATGATTTATCAGCTATTTAGGCTGATGTTTCAAATACCACATAGTATCCCTCCTATAGCTTTGCTACCTATTGCATTAATAGTGTTTCAAGAGAGCGAATCGGCTGCTACTACAGTAGTTTTTCTAGGAACTCTCTGGACGATGATTATTAATACGGCAATTGGTATGCAACATTTTCGCAGGCAGAATAATAACTTTCGAGTAGCTATATTCCATATATTTCATGCCTTGAAAGTTAGTATTTGGGTAGCCTGGTTTATAGTTATTTCTATAGAGATGTTAACAGGGCCAAAAGGACTTGGCTTTACTCTTTGGGAAGCTTATAAAGCTGGCAATGCCGATTACATAATTCAGGTGATCCTTTACATTGGTATCATTGGCTTTTTGCTGGATCAGTTGCTAGATTTCGCAGCTTATATCCTCTCGCAAATGGTTTCAGATGGGAAAAAATCTTCCTAA
- a CDS encoding TIGR04376 family protein, whose amino-acid sequence MGLFDDLSRFLENRLEEFLRNNPHLELEALLEQLREQEEDTLKLIADLRLQEKRSQEEILSTAQEIQRWHIRVQKAKNAGREDLATAAGEREAALLREGNQRWGHMQGLKERINQSQELLRKIQQRRQEVQAKAAEAQTARDKAQTQQRFETSGWSNKTSNYSSGFDDLEEKFRSWETQDELEQMKRNLGK is encoded by the coding sequence GTGGGATTATTTGATGATTTAAGTCGGTTTTTAGAAAACCGTTTAGAAGAATTCTTGCGTAACAATCCACATTTGGAGTTAGAGGCGCTGCTAGAACAGCTGCGTGAGCAAGAAGAAGACACATTAAAACTGATCGCAGATTTACGATTACAAGAAAAGCGATCGCAAGAAGAAATTCTCTCCACCGCTCAAGAAATTCAGCGTTGGCATATCCGTGTTCAAAAAGCCAAAAACGCTGGCAGAGAAGATTTAGCGACTGCGGCGGGTGAGCGAGAAGCAGCCCTGTTGCGCGAAGGAAATCAGCGCTGGGGACACATGCAAGGGCTGAAAGAACGCATTAACCAATCTCAAGAACTATTACGAAAAATCCAGCAACGGCGACAGGAGGTGCAAGCTAAAGCCGCTGAAGCACAAACAGCCCGTGATAAAGCGCAAACTCAGCAGCGTTTTGAAACCAGTGGCTGGTCGAATAAAACTAGCAATTATTCTAGTGGGTTTGATGACTTAGAAGAGAAGTTCCGTAGCTGGGAAACCCAAGACGAGTTAGAACAAATGAAGCGGAATTTAGGGAAATAA
- a CDS encoding DUF3131 domain-containing protein, giving the protein MSSDFQPPPKNLSILASVGGVVTAVIAIAILNGWSKQLSQASIEKPEISTSETASRQLVQPKKPQNPASSAEASEIIARLDAKSVVLPGQSIPKNQLTVAIIPYIAPGVGKLTPEEMTTARIAWSYFQRNWNDETGLINSVDGFASVSMWDQTAAIAALVSARELNIVPAAEFEAKMSKMLKTLASMPLYKGELPNKVYNAKTLLPVNYGQLEKREEIGWSAIDLGRMAIWLKIVEAKYPEMRSLSTDVWKHWQVKRITKNGKMYGTAVIKGREQYNQEGRLGYENYAAYGLKLWGLNVTQALDYQSNVAFVDLYGQGVPYDRRDYKNSGANNYVLSEPYILDGIETGFQALPKAYADRILAAQVGRYEATKQLTAVTEDNLDRPPYFVYSSLFVNGEPWATVTDTQQKHNDLRFLSAKAAIGWHVLYNTDYTQQLFNFVQANLNSKDGWYNGFYESMRQPNKTLTANNNGVILESLLYKQVGQPLTVWAGVKSQKLTQRAIRKPQVTAKILKQ; this is encoded by the coding sequence ATGAGTTCTGATTTTCAACCGCCACCTAAGAACTTGTCCATACTAGCTTCTGTAGGAGGGGTAGTTACGGCTGTAATAGCGATCGCAATTTTAAATGGTTGGTCTAAGCAACTTTCCCAAGCTTCCATAGAAAAACCGGAAATCTCAACATCCGAAACTGCTTCACGCCAGTTGGTACAACCAAAGAAACCCCAAAACCCTGCCTCTAGTGCTGAAGCATCTGAAATCATTGCCCGTCTTGATGCTAAATCTGTAGTTTTACCAGGTCAATCTATTCCTAAGAACCAACTCACAGTAGCGATAATTCCATACATTGCTCCGGGAGTTGGAAAACTAACTCCAGAGGAAATGACAACGGCACGTATTGCTTGGTCATATTTCCAGCGCAACTGGAATGATGAAACTGGTTTGATCAATTCCGTTGACGGCTTTGCCTCTGTCAGTATGTGGGATCAGACAGCAGCGATCGCAGCTTTAGTTAGTGCTAGAGAACTCAATATCGTGCCTGCGGCTGAATTTGAAGCCAAAATGAGCAAAATGTTGAAAACACTGGCATCGATGCCTTTATATAAAGGGGAATTACCCAACAAGGTTTACAATGCCAAAACCCTCCTACCCGTCAATTATGGTCAACTAGAAAAACGCGAAGAAATTGGTTGGTCAGCTATCGATTTGGGAAGGATGGCAATCTGGTTGAAGATTGTCGAGGCAAAGTATCCAGAAATGCGATCGCTTTCTACAGACGTTTGGAAACATTGGCAAGTCAAGCGTATTACCAAAAATGGAAAAATGTACGGGACTGCCGTTATTAAAGGTAGAGAACAATACAATCAAGAAGGCCGCTTGGGCTATGAGAATTATGCTGCCTACGGATTAAAGCTTTGGGGCTTGAATGTTACACAAGCATTGGATTATCAGTCCAATGTTGCCTTTGTCGATCTTTACGGACAGGGAGTTCCTTACGATCGCCGCGACTATAAAAACTCTGGAGCCAATAACTACGTTCTTAGCGAACCCTATATTTTAGATGGTATCGAAACTGGGTTTCAAGCTTTGCCTAAAGCCTATGCCGATCGGATTTTAGCTGCTCAAGTAGGGCGTTATGAAGCGACAAAACAATTAACCGCCGTTACCGAAGACAACTTAGATCGCCCTCCATACTTTGTTTACAGCAGCTTGTTTGTCAACGGAGAACCTTGGGCAACCGTCACAGATACCCAACAAAAACACAACGATTTGCGGTTTCTCAGTGCCAAAGCTGCGATCGGCTGGCACGTGCTTTATAATACTGATTACACGCAGCAGTTATTTAATTTCGTCCAAGCTAACCTTAACTCTAAAGATGGTTGGTACAACGGCTTTTATGAATCTATGCGTCAGCCAAATAAAACTCTCACCGCCAACAATAATGGCGTAATTTTAGAAAGCTTACTGTATAAACAAGTTGGACAACCACTTACTGTTTGGGCAGGAGTTAAAAGTCAGAAGTTAACCCAAAGGGCTATCAGAAAACCGCAAGTTACAGCTAAGATTCTAAAACAATGA
- a CDS encoding Uma2 family endonuclease — MKTLAKWSVDDYHRMVEAGILRGRHLELLAGEIVEMSLETPIHYTTAKRGAKYLEKLLSGKADVRFNGPITLSDSEPEPDIAIVRLPESSYNDRHPAPQDIFWIVEVAKTILKKDLDIKAVIYATAAIQEYWILDLSTKQMIVLRNPQDGEYVEKYTIGEGIITPLAFADVSVSVKRLLS, encoded by the coding sequence ATGAAAACCCTGGCTAAATGGTCTGTAGACGACTATCATCGCATGGTTGAGGCGGGCATCCTACGTGGTCGTCATCTGGAACTGCTAGCAGGCGAAATTGTTGAGATGAGTCTAGAAACCCCAATTCACTACACCACAGCAAAACGAGGTGCAAAATATTTAGAAAAATTGCTATCAGGTAAAGCTGATGTCCGCTTCAATGGGCCCATTACACTATCCGACTCGGAACCCGAACCTGATATTGCAATTGTTCGACTTCCAGAATCATCCTACAACGATCGCCATCCCGCTCCTCAAGATATCTTCTGGATTGTGGAAGTTGCTAAAACAATCTTAAAGAAAGACTTGGATATCAAGGCTGTAATTTATGCAACGGCTGCGATTCAAGAATATTGGATTTTAGACTTATCTACCAAACAGATGATTGTGTTAAGGAACCCTCAAGATGGTGAGTACGTTGAAAAATATACTATTGGAGAAGGAATAATTACACCACTAGCATTCGCAGACGTTTCAGTTTCTGTTAAGAGGCTTTTATCATGA
- a CDS encoding GIY-YIG nuclease family protein — protein MEPICYLCGEPIKDNKGTYWIKGIGGIFSRGVYPSTIVSAHWGKCANVVGKYFDQFPPDEKGESWFWNHLPFYTQSDEEVTNSNRFIYVLKSREYYKIGITKDVAKRMRELQTGNPVKHLFVCSSFFEDAPRFEKLLHEAFAEYRVEDSEWFKLPSEKLEELIEILENRNFIEQVPPLNNVVYYPLGTRVLWRNQPGIVHSLVIKSYKYEVGYNIILDSQNYRDDPEVSNSGYDELILEDVGIPSKEGYEVEPIKPNISEDGIRFFKLGELMELHRSQQSDGQGDVR, from the coding sequence TTGGAACCTATTTGCTACCTCTGTGGAGAACCGATTAAAGACAATAAAGGAACTTATTGGATCAAAGGGATAGGTGGTATTTTTTCGAGAGGTGTATATCCTAGTACAATAGTCTCTGCACATTGGGGAAAATGCGCGAATGTTGTAGGTAAGTACTTTGACCAATTTCCCCCAGATGAGAAGGGAGAATCCTGGTTTTGGAACCATTTACCCTTCTATACCCAATCCGATGAAGAAGTAACTAATTCAAATAGATTTATTTATGTTCTAAAGTCGAGAGAATATTACAAAATAGGTATTACTAAGGATGTCGCAAAAAGGATGCGAGAACTACAAACAGGCAATCCAGTTAAACATTTATTTGTTTGCTCTTCTTTTTTTGAAGATGCACCTAGATTTGAAAAGCTTTTACATGAAGCTTTCGCCGAATATCGAGTAGAAGACAGCGAGTGGTTTAAGTTACCATCTGAAAAGCTAGAAGAGCTAATTGAAATTTTAGAAAACAGGAATTTTATCGAGCAGGTTCCACCACTAAATAATGTAGTTTACTATCCTCTCGGTACACGTGTTTTATGGCGTAATCAGCCCGGTATTGTACATAGTCTAGTTATTAAATCCTATAAATATGAGGTTGGCTACAATATAATACTTGACAGCCAAAATTATAGAGATGATCCAGAAGTAAGCAATTCAGGCTATGACGAGTTGATTTTAGAAGATGTTGGAATCCCAAGTAAAGAAGGTTATGAGGTTGAACCTATCAAGCCAAATATTTCTGAGGATGGCATAAGGTTTTTCAAGCTGGGAGAACTTATGGAGCTACATAGGTCACAACAATCTGATGGGCAAGGAGATGTAAGGTAG